From the Pectobacterium carotovorum genome, one window contains:
- the manA gene encoding mannose-6-phosphate isomerase, with the protein MQKMLNCVQHYAWGSKHALTELYGIDNPNNLPMAELWMGAHPKSSSAIIDEKGNTRNLRDIISEDATTHLGATIAQRFGELPFLFKVLCAEQPLSIQVHPSKTSAEQGFAKENAAGIALDAAERNYKDANHKPELVYALTPFQAMNGFRELSEIVRLLEPVASAHPSIAAFLQQPDAKNLAMLFTNLLSMEGEQKSRALGVLKAALNSQNDEPWATIRAITQYYSDDSGLFSPLLLNVITLQPGEAMFLFAQTPHAYLKGVALEVMANSDNVLRAGLTPKYIDIPELLDNVVFEAKPANQLLTTPLRQGNELSFPIPIDDFAFSLHELTQSPQTLSQDSAAIVFCVDGHAVLQKNEQRLSLRPGESCFISASESPITVEGQGRLARVFNR; encoded by the coding sequence ATGCAAAAAATGCTCAACTGTGTCCAGCACTACGCCTGGGGCAGCAAACACGCCTTAACTGAGCTATACGGCATTGATAATCCTAATAATTTACCGATGGCAGAACTTTGGATGGGCGCCCATCCTAAAAGCAGTTCGGCGATTATTGATGAAAAAGGCAACACCCGTAACCTGCGGGACATTATTTCCGAAGACGCAACGACGCATCTTGGCGCAACGATTGCGCAACGTTTTGGCGAACTGCCCTTTTTATTTAAGGTATTGTGCGCGGAACAGCCGCTTTCCATTCAGGTTCACCCTAGTAAAACATCGGCAGAACAAGGCTTTGCGAAAGAGAATGCCGCTGGTATCGCGCTAGATGCAGCCGAAAGAAACTACAAAGACGCCAATCACAAACCGGAACTGGTCTATGCACTAACCCCTTTTCAGGCCATGAACGGGTTCCGAGAATTATCTGAAATTGTGCGCCTGCTGGAACCGGTTGCCAGCGCACATCCGTCAATCGCGGCGTTTTTACAACAGCCCGACGCGAAGAACCTCGCCATGCTGTTCACCAATCTGTTGAGTATGGAAGGTGAGCAAAAATCACGTGCGCTCGGCGTACTAAAGGCCGCGTTAAACAGTCAAAATGACGAGCCTTGGGCGACCATCCGCGCGATTACACAATACTATTCCGATGACAGCGGATTGTTCTCCCCGCTGCTGCTGAACGTCATTACGCTTCAGCCTGGCGAAGCCATGTTCCTGTTTGCTCAAACGCCGCATGCCTATCTGAAAGGCGTGGCACTAGAAGTCATGGCGAACTCGGATAACGTGCTGCGGGCCGGGCTCACGCCGAAATACATTGATATTCCAGAGCTGCTGGATAATGTCGTGTTTGAAGCCAAACCCGCAAACCAACTGCTGACGACGCCACTCCGACAGGGTAATGAACTCAGCTTCCCGATCCCTATTGATGATTTTGCTTTTTCGCTGCACGAACTGACCCAGAGTCCGCAAACGCTCAGCCAGGACAGTGCCGCCATTGTATTTTGTGTTGACGGCCACGCCGTCCTGCAAAAAAATGAGCAGCGGCTCTCGCTGCGCCCGGGGGAATCCTGCTTTATTTCCGCCAGTGAGTCACCGATAACGGTTGAGGGACAGGGGCGTCTCGCTCGCGTATTTAACCGATAA
- the fumC gene encoding class II fumarate hydratase, translating to MSTTRSEKDSMGPIDVPAERLWGAQTQRSLEHFRISEEKMPRALIYALAQTKRAAARVNMDLTLLPADRGNAIIQAADEVLAGKHAGEFPLAIWQTGSGTQSNMNMNEVLANRASELLGGERGNNRLVHPNDDVNKSQSSNDVFPTAMHVAAVVAINEHLIPELKTLHATLASKAEQFKDIVKIGRTHLQDATPLTLGQEISGWAAMLQHNLKHIENSVPHICELALGGTAVGTGLNTHPEYAVRVAAELAKLTGQPFVTSPNKFEALATCDALVHGHGALKGLAASLMKIANDVRWLASGPRCGIGELSIPENEPGSSIMPGKVNPTQCEALTMLCCQVMGNDVAVNIGGASGNFELNVYRPMVIHNFLQSIRLLADGMKSFDEHCAVGIEPNRDRINQLLNESLMLVTALNTHIGYDKAAEIAKKAHKEGLTLKAAALKLNYLTEAQFDEWVRPEDMVGSLKK from the coding sequence ATGAGCACGACGCGTAGTGAAAAAGACTCAATGGGACCGATTGACGTTCCTGCTGAACGTTTATGGGGCGCACAAACGCAGCGGTCGCTGGAACACTTCCGTATTTCTGAAGAGAAAATGCCACGTGCGCTGATTTATGCATTGGCGCAAACCAAGCGCGCGGCGGCCCGCGTCAACATGGATCTCACGCTTCTGCCTGCCGATCGGGGAAATGCGATTATTCAGGCGGCGGACGAAGTGTTAGCGGGCAAGCATGCCGGGGAATTCCCGTTAGCGATCTGGCAAACGGGATCTGGCACGCAAAGCAATATGAATATGAACGAGGTGTTGGCTAACCGCGCCAGTGAACTGCTGGGGGGAGAGCGGGGCAACAATCGGCTGGTTCATCCCAATGATGATGTAAACAAAAGTCAGAGTTCCAACGACGTCTTCCCTACGGCGATGCATGTCGCTGCCGTGGTCGCGATCAACGAACACCTGATTCCTGAGTTGAAGACGCTACACGCCACGCTGGCGTCGAAGGCTGAACAGTTTAAGGATATCGTCAAGATCGGTCGTACGCATTTACAGGATGCGACGCCGCTGACGCTGGGACAGGAAATCTCCGGCTGGGCCGCGATGTTGCAGCATAACCTGAAGCATATCGAAAACAGCGTCCCGCACATTTGCGAGCTGGCGCTGGGCGGTACCGCGGTTGGTACGGGGCTGAACACGCACCCTGAATATGCGGTGCGCGTGGCGGCGGAACTGGCGAAACTAACCGGTCAGCCGTTTGTCACCTCGCCGAATAAATTTGAAGCGCTGGCGACCTGTGATGCACTGGTTCACGGGCACGGAGCCTTGAAGGGGCTGGCCGCATCGTTAATGAAGATTGCCAACGATGTGCGCTGGCTGGCTTCTGGCCCGCGCTGTGGTATCGGTGAACTGAGTATTCCTGAAAACGAACCGGGCAGCTCCATCATGCCAGGCAAGGTCAATCCAACCCAGTGTGAAGCGCTGACCATGCTGTGCTGTCAAGTTATGGGCAATGATGTCGCCGTGAATATCGGCGGGGCGTCCGGTAATTTTGAGCTGAACGTGTACCGCCCGATGGTGATTCATAACTTCCTGCAATCGATTCGCCTGCTGGCTGATGGTATGAAGAGCTTCGATGAGCACTGTGCGGTGGGGATCGAACCGAATCGCGATCGCATCAATCAACTACTGAATGAATCGCTAATGCTGGTAACGGCGCTGAATACGCACATCGGCTATGACAAAGCGGCAGAAATTGCCAAGAAAGCGCACAAAGAAGGGCTGACGCTGAAGGCCGCTGCGCTCAAACTGAACTACCTAACCGAAGCGCAGTTTGATGAGTGGGTTCGGCCAGAAGATATGGTCGGTAGCCTGAAAAAGTAA
- the tus gene encoding DNA replication terminus site-binding protein — protein MNRYTLIDRMNHTFQSLEKKLALMQQQFAEYRLLVGRVYSLPPVEKGAEHDPIEHITVTQYVGQEASDKGLAHFQRLFIHHYPETLSSKSAIRLPGALCFSVNAAQYQQAQSLIAEINALKKELEQIITVESGLEPEQRFEFVHTHLKGLITLSAYRSLTLITNPASVRFGWANKHIIKNMTRVELLEQLTKSLNAAKNAAPYTKAQWIEHIEQEIDAVLPLPEEAVLKIKRPVKVQPIARVWYPEQQKQVQHPCPSPLLVLCQLESGGDVPIIGELNPYDANNIKHKHKPKAAELRLLIPRLHLYTDAPE, from the coding sequence ATGAACCGCTATACGCTAATCGATCGTATGAATCACACTTTCCAGTCGTTAGAGAAGAAACTGGCCCTGATGCAACAACAGTTTGCCGAGTATCGGCTACTTGTCGGTCGCGTCTATTCCCTTCCCCCGGTGGAAAAAGGAGCGGAACATGACCCGATTGAGCATATCACCGTCACGCAGTACGTTGGGCAGGAGGCAAGCGATAAAGGACTAGCGCACTTTCAGCGTCTGTTCATTCACCACTACCCCGAAACACTCAGCAGTAAAAGCGCGATCCGCTTGCCAGGAGCACTCTGCTTTTCCGTCAACGCCGCCCAGTATCAGCAGGCACAGTCACTCATCGCGGAAATTAACGCGCTGAAAAAAGAGCTGGAGCAGATTATTACCGTCGAATCGGGGCTGGAGCCAGAACAGCGCTTTGAGTTCGTCCACACGCATTTGAAAGGATTGATCACGTTGAGCGCTTACCGTTCGTTGACGCTCATAACGAACCCAGCGTCAGTCCGCTTTGGCTGGGCGAACAAGCACATCATTAAAAATATGACGCGTGTGGAATTGCTGGAACAGCTAACCAAGAGCCTGAATGCGGCAAAAAACGCAGCACCGTATACCAAAGCGCAGTGGATTGAGCATATAGAACAGGAGATTGACGCGGTCTTGCCGCTGCCGGAAGAAGCGGTCTTGAAAATCAAACGCCCGGTCAAAGTGCAGCCCATCGCACGCGTTTGGTATCCCGAACAGCAGAAACAGGTTCAGCATCCCTGCCCGTCCCCCCTGCTCGTGCTTTGCCAACTGGAGTCAGGCGGCGATGTGCCGATTATCGGTGAACTCAACCCTTATGATGCCAACAATATCAAGCATAAACACAAACCGAAAGCAGCCGAACTTCGCCTGCTCATCCCACGTTTACACCTGTATACCGATGCACCGGAATGA
- a CDS encoding MFS transporter codes for MSNLPSSAPNDWPLSAADDADDIALRSSGKTPYIARGTPQFMRVTLALFSAGLATFALLYCVQPLLPVLSQDFGISPATSSLSLSVSTVMLAFGLLFTGPLSDTIGRKNVMVVSLMLAALCTVICAFMTSWNGVLIMRAMIGLSLSGVAAVAMSYLSEEIHPSVLAFSMGLYISGNSIGGMSGRLVSGVLTDYFPWRVAIGTIGVLALIAAITFWRILPESRHFRPGSLRPKTLLLNSKLHWRDAGLPLLFLQGFLLMGAFVTLFNYIGYRLLAPPYLLSQAVVGLLSVVYLTGSYSSPKAGALTARYGRGPVLSISILLMLVGLGITALTPVFAIFGGMMLFTAGFFAAHSVASSWIGQRARRAKGQASSMYLFSYYLGSSLAGTLGGFFWHAFGWMGITVFLSALLLLALGVSLILKKRL; via the coding sequence GTGAGTAACCTGCCATCTTCTGCACCGAACGACTGGCCCCTTTCTGCGGCCGACGATGCGGATGATATTGCCCTGAGATCTTCGGGTAAAACCCCCTATATTGCCCGTGGTACGCCACAATTTATGCGCGTCACGCTGGCGCTGTTTTCTGCCGGATTAGCGACGTTTGCTCTGCTGTATTGTGTTCAGCCGTTGCTGCCAGTGCTGTCTCAGGATTTCGGTATTTCGCCGGCCACCAGTAGTTTGTCGCTTTCCGTATCAACCGTGATGCTGGCGTTCGGGCTACTGTTCACTGGCCCGCTCTCCGACACGATTGGTCGTAAGAATGTCATGGTCGTGTCCTTAATGCTGGCTGCGCTCTGTACCGTGATTTGCGCATTTATGACCAGTTGGAACGGCGTATTGATCATGCGGGCAATGATTGGCCTGTCGCTAAGCGGCGTCGCGGCGGTCGCCATGAGTTACCTGAGTGAAGAAATTCATCCCAGCGTGTTAGCGTTCTCGATGGGGCTATATATCAGCGGCAACTCGATTGGCGGCATGAGCGGTCGTTTGGTCAGCGGGGTCTTGACGGACTATTTTCCGTGGCGAGTTGCCATCGGCACAATCGGCGTACTGGCGCTCATTGCGGCGATAACCTTCTGGCGTATTCTGCCCGAATCACGCCATTTCCGCCCCGGATCGCTACGGCCGAAAACGTTGTTGCTGAATAGCAAACTGCACTGGCGCGATGCGGGTTTGCCTCTGCTGTTCCTTCAGGGGTTTTTACTGATGGGGGCGTTCGTTACCCTGTTTAATTACATTGGATATCGGCTGTTAGCCCCACCGTATTTACTCAGTCAGGCGGTGGTTGGTTTACTTTCCGTGGTTTACCTCACCGGAAGTTACAGCTCGCCAAAAGCCGGGGCATTAACCGCGCGCTACGGACGCGGCCCGGTGCTAAGCATTTCTATCCTCCTGATGCTGGTAGGGCTGGGGATAACGGCGCTGACACCGGTATTCGCTATCTTTGGCGGGATGATGCTCTTTACCGCCGGCTTCTTCGCGGCGCACTCGGTAGCCAGCAGTTGGATTGGCCAACGGGCACGGCGCGCGAAAGGTCAGGCGTCATCAATGTATCTCTTTTCTTATTATCTGGGCTCAAGCCTGGCCGGCACGCTGGGCGGATTCTTCTGGCATGCATTCGGCTGGATGGGGATCACCGTATTTCTGAGCGCACTCTTACTGCTCGCGCTGGGAGTCAGCCTGATACTTAAAAAACGGCTTTAA
- a CDS encoding LysR family transcriptional regulator has translation MNIELRHLRYFIAVAEELHFGRAAERLRISQPPLSQQIQILEEQVGAKLLARNNRNVQLTPAGEMFLKEAWSIISQVDQAAERASRIQRGEIGELTIGFTSSAPFIKKISSSLLRFRQTYPEVHIQMMELNTKQQIEPLLNGKLDIGIMRNNPLPDALDHQLLLREPLIAVVQESHPLAQQDAGRAINITQLANEPFVFFSRAVGTALYDDTLTLLKRYGISPYITQEVGEAMTIVGLVSAGLGVSILPASFLRIRVDGVKYLLLEEEDATTEVWLVTARHHPQSAAAKMLMSLMLGG, from the coding sequence ATGAATATCGAACTACGTCACCTTCGCTATTTTATTGCGGTCGCCGAAGAACTGCATTTTGGCCGAGCCGCAGAAAGATTACGCATTTCACAGCCGCCGCTGAGCCAACAGATTCAAATTCTGGAAGAGCAGGTGGGAGCGAAGCTTTTGGCGCGCAACAACCGTAATGTCCAGCTCACCCCGGCGGGCGAGATGTTCCTGAAAGAAGCCTGGTCGATTATCAGTCAGGTCGATCAGGCGGCAGAGCGGGCGTCCCGCATTCAACGCGGCGAAATTGGGGAATTAACGATCGGCTTTACGTCGTCTGCGCCGTTTATCAAAAAGATCTCCAGTAGCCTGCTGCGTTTTCGTCAAACGTACCCGGAAGTGCATATTCAGATGATGGAGCTCAACACCAAACAGCAAATTGAACCGCTGCTGAATGGTAAGCTCGATATCGGCATTATGCGCAATAACCCGCTGCCGGACGCGCTGGATCATCAGTTGCTATTACGTGAACCGCTGATTGCCGTCGTGCAGGAATCCCATCCCTTAGCACAGCAGGACGCTGGGCGGGCAATCAACATCACACAGTTGGCGAATGAACCGTTCGTTTTCTTCTCCCGCGCGGTGGGAACCGCATTGTATGACGATACGCTGACGCTGCTGAAACGCTATGGCATCAGTCCCTACATTACGCAAGAAGTGGGCGAGGCGATGACCATCGTCGGGCTGGTGTCGGCGGGATTGGGCGTGTCCATTTTGCCTGCGTCGTTTTTGCGTATTCGGGTCGATGGCGTGAAATATTTGCTGCTGGAAGAAGAGGACGCCACAACGGAAGTCTGGCTGGTGACGGCGCGGCATCATCCGCAGAGTGCGGCGGCTAAGATGCTAATGTCGCTGATGCTGGGCGGATAA
- a CDS encoding ROK family transcriptional regulator — MIADGQPGHIDQIKQMNAGAVYRLIDKYGPISRIELSKRAQLAPASITKIVRELLEAHLVQETEYQDVGSRGRPAIGLVLDTEAWHYLSARISHNSISLALRDLSSKLVVEEDILLPAEAPQPLLERILNEIDQFFIRHQKRLERLTAIAITAPGMIDASKGVIHRMPFYDVEEMAIGPALEQRTGLPVYLQHDICAWTMAEALYGASRDCQNVIQVVIDHNVGAGVITGGRILHAGSRNLVEIGHTQVDPYGKRCYCGNHGCLETVASTENMLELAQQRMNTSMSSLLHGSPLSVENLCDAALKGDQLAKDIINDVGNNVGRIVAIMVNLFNPDKILVGSPLNKAASILHPAILGCIQQQSFPPYSHNIQVEATQFYNQGTMPGAALVKDALYNGSLLVKLLQG, encoded by the coding sequence GTGATAGCCGACGGTCAACCAGGACACATCGATCAAATCAAACAAATGAATGCCGGAGCGGTGTATCGGCTGATCGATAAGTACGGCCCGATATCACGTATCGAACTGTCCAAACGCGCTCAGCTCGCGCCCGCCAGTATTACCAAAATCGTCCGCGAACTGCTGGAAGCCCATCTGGTACAGGAAACCGAATACCAGGATGTGGGCAGCAGAGGGCGTCCTGCTATCGGTCTGGTTCTGGATACCGAAGCCTGGCACTATCTTTCCGCCCGCATCAGCCACAATAGCATTTCATTGGCGCTGCGCGATCTCAGCAGCAAGCTGGTTGTGGAAGAAGATATCCTGCTTCCCGCAGAAGCTCCGCAGCCGCTGCTTGAGCGTATTCTGAATGAAATCGACCAGTTTTTTATTCGTCACCAGAAACGGCTGGAGCGATTAACGGCAATTGCGATTACTGCACCGGGCATGATTGACGCCAGTAAAGGCGTTATTCACCGGATGCCGTTCTATGACGTTGAGGAAATGGCGATTGGCCCGGCGCTGGAACAGCGTACGGGGCTACCGGTGTATTTGCAGCACGATATTTGTGCCTGGACGATGGCCGAAGCGCTATACGGCGCATCGCGCGATTGCCAAAATGTGATTCAGGTGGTGATCGACCATAATGTTGGCGCAGGTGTTATTACCGGCGGACGCATCCTGCATGCAGGGAGTCGAAATCTGGTCGAAATCGGGCACACGCAGGTCGATCCTTATGGTAAGCGTTGCTATTGCGGCAATCATGGCTGTCTGGAAACGGTTGCCAGCACGGAAAATATGCTGGAGTTAGCGCAGCAGCGCATGAATACGTCCATGAGTTCACTGCTGCACGGCTCACCGCTTAGCGTTGAGAACCTGTGTGACGCTGCGCTCAAGGGCGATCAGTTAGCTAAAGATATTATTAACGATGTCGGGAATAACGTAGGCCGAATCGTCGCCATCATGGTTAATCTCTTCAACCCCGATAAAATTCTGGTGGGTTCCCCCCTGAATAAAGCGGCCAGCATTTTGCACCCTGCCATTTTAGGCTGCATTCAACAGCAGTCATTCCCGCCCTATAGCCACAACATCCAGGTGGAAGCGACCCAGTTCTACAATCAGGGGACGATGCCCGGTGCGGCATTGGTAAAAGACGCTCTCTATAACGGATCGCTGCTGGTTAAACTACTACAGGGATAA
- the bioD gene encoding dethiobiotin synthase: MLKRIFVTGTDTAVGKTVVSKALLQKLALAGKSVAGYKPIAKGCEETEAGLRNKDALLLQAASSLELPYNMVNPIALREDEISASEGTIDYCTMTQGLRHMGEAADIVVVEGTGGWRTVMNDLRPYSEWVVQEQLPVVLVVGIKLGCISHALLTAQAIINDGLPLVGWVANRINPGLANYAEIIHVLRKKIPAPQLGELPYLPRAEQRDLSSYIDLSAVSD, translated from the coding sequence ATGTTGAAACGTATTTTTGTCACTGGTACTGATACCGCTGTTGGCAAAACGGTGGTATCCAAGGCGCTACTGCAAAAACTGGCGCTGGCAGGCAAATCGGTTGCGGGCTATAAACCGATAGCGAAAGGGTGCGAAGAGACGGAAGCGGGCCTGCGAAATAAAGATGCACTGCTGCTACAGGCGGCCTCCTCGCTGGAATTGCCCTATAACATGGTTAACCCCATCGCACTGCGAGAGGATGAAATAAGCGCCAGTGAAGGAACGATTGATTACTGCACGATGACGCAAGGTCTGCGCCACATGGGCGAGGCGGCCGATATCGTGGTGGTTGAGGGCACGGGCGGATGGCGGACAGTCATGAACGATCTACGTCCCTATTCCGAATGGGTAGTACAGGAACAACTGCCCGTGGTGTTGGTTGTCGGTATCAAGCTGGGCTGTATCAGCCATGCGCTGCTGACGGCGCAGGCGATCATTAACGATGGTTTGCCGCTGGTCGGCTGGGTCGCTAACCGTATCAATCCCGGTCTGGCGAATTACGCCGAAATCATTCATGTCCTGCGGAAAAAGATCCCGGCACCGCAACTGGGCGAACTGCCTTACTTACCGCGTGCCGAACAGCGGGATCTCTCGTCTTATATCGATCTTTCTGCCGTCAGCGACTAA
- a CDS encoding MDR family MFS transporter encodes MKTENNQKQTPVPHRHWILIACMLAMFTAAIEVTIVATALPTIIADLGGFSLLGWVFAGYLLTQSISIPIYGRLADLYGRKKIFFFGMIVFLLGSILCGFSTQMGWLIVFRTLQGLGAGAITPIAFTIVADVYSSTERPKIQGYLSSVWGFSAIIGPLLGAFIVQHFNWALVFWVNVPIGLFSIFLLARYLPTINTVRQHQLDWMGAFYLVVSVASLLMALLQAEVFGYWVIPLLAISAVGCILLVRQEKRTPEPLFPLALWRNRVIIAGNLGGLVVGAAMMGVSAFLPTFIQGVMSKTPLEAGSILAMMSIGWPLASTLSGRLMLWTSYRFTAMLGGVVLIIGSLTLLTVQPDSNLMWARLAAFLIGSGMGLSSTTFLVSIQNSVDYSIRGIATASAMFTRMLGSALGTAILGATLNINLHWRLPDVSDPLQTLMDPAKRILLSVNQLDTLASQVASSIHGVFIVSALIAAITLLSARMIPASQRPGQAETRQK; translated from the coding sequence ATGAAAACAGAGAATAACCAGAAACAAACGCCTGTCCCACATCGCCATTGGATTTTGATTGCCTGTATGCTCGCCATGTTTACGGCGGCGATTGAGGTGACGATTGTCGCCACGGCGCTGCCCACCATCATCGCGGATTTAGGTGGGTTTTCCCTGTTAGGGTGGGTCTTTGCGGGTTATTTGCTGACGCAGTCGATCAGTATTCCGATTTATGGCCGTCTGGCCGATCTGTATGGCCGAAAAAAGATATTCTTCTTCGGCATGATCGTGTTTCTGCTGGGGTCGATTCTGTGCGGATTTTCGACGCAGATGGGCTGGCTGATTGTCTTCCGCACCTTGCAAGGATTGGGCGCGGGCGCAATTACCCCGATCGCCTTCACCATTGTTGCCGATGTGTACAGCTCGACAGAACGCCCGAAAATACAAGGCTATCTGTCCAGCGTGTGGGGCTTTTCCGCGATTATCGGCCCGCTGCTGGGGGCGTTTATCGTCCAACACTTCAACTGGGCACTGGTTTTCTGGGTTAACGTGCCGATTGGGCTATTTTCCATCTTCCTGCTGGCTCGCTACTTGCCGACGATCAATACCGTGCGCCAACATCAATTGGACTGGATGGGCGCGTTCTATCTGGTGGTGTCCGTCGCCAGCCTGCTGATGGCGCTGCTACAGGCAGAGGTGTTTGGCTACTGGGTGATTCCGCTGCTTGCGATCTCTGCGGTGGGCTGCATTTTGCTGGTCCGGCAGGAAAAGCGCACGCCGGAGCCGCTGTTTCCGCTGGCACTGTGGCGCAATCGGGTCATTATCGCCGGTAATCTCGGGGGACTCGTCGTCGGGGCTGCGATGATGGGCGTGAGTGCCTTTTTGCCGACGTTTATTCAGGGTGTGATGAGTAAAACGCCGCTGGAAGCTGGCAGTATATTGGCGATGATGTCGATTGGCTGGCCGCTGGCCAGTACGCTGAGTGGACGCTTAATGCTGTGGACGTCTTATCGCTTTACGGCAATGCTCGGCGGCGTTGTGCTGATTATCGGCAGCCTGACGCTGTTAACCGTTCAGCCAGACAGTAATCTCATGTGGGCGCGGCTTGCCGCATTTCTGATCGGTTCGGGAATGGGGCTAAGTAGCACAACGTTTCTGGTGTCGATACAAAACTCGGTGGACTACTCCATCCGCGGCATTGCGACGGCCTCCGCCATGTTTACCCGCATGCTGGGTTCCGCGTTGGGCACGGCAATCCTTGGTGCCACGCTGAACATCAATCTGCACTGGCGATTACCGGACGTGAGCGATCCACTCCAGACACTCATGGATCCGGCCAAGCGCATCCTGCTGAGCGTAAATCAGCTTGATACACTGGCATCGCAAGTCGCTTCATCAATCCACGGCGTATTTATCGTTTCCGCACTGATTGCTGCCATCACGCTGCTTTCCGCCAGAATGATCCCTGCAAGCCAACGGCCAGGGCAGGCTGAAACCAGACAGAAATAA
- a CDS encoding DUF1161 domain-containing protein, translated as MKKTVIFGAALFLIAPLAAQASCESVKADIAQKIIANGVPESGFTLDIVPNDQVNQAGGQVVGHCENDSHKIVYTRHAEGDVNTESASAPAEGQPATTP; from the coding sequence ATGAAAAAAACCGTCATTTTTGGTGCCGCGTTATTCCTGATTGCTCCGTTGGCTGCACAGGCATCTTGCGAAAGTGTGAAAGCGGATATTGCCCAGAAAATCATCGCCAATGGCGTACCTGAGTCCGGGTTTACGCTGGATATTGTCCCGAACGATCAGGTGAATCAAGCCGGTGGTCAGGTGGTTGGTCACTGCGAGAATGATTCGCACAAGATTGTTTATACCCGCCATGCCGAGGGCGACGTCAATACTGAAAGTGCGTCTGCGCCAGCAGAGGGCCAGCCGGCCACAACACCGTAA
- a CDS encoding DUF1283 family protein, whose protein sequence is MNHYSFSSLIRAFIPLSLVIVSAAWQPAALAETRHIIVDSGDSTLSKEAARQSKEQWDSTRSLRNKVNSRVEKEFDKTEKAIDGREKCNASYNVNAYWENTTDRCLDRRTGRPVTP, encoded by the coding sequence ATGAACCACTACTCTTTTTCTTCTTTGATTCGGGCCTTCATCCCGCTTTCTCTGGTTATCGTTTCCGCTGCCTGGCAGCCTGCTGCACTGGCAGAGACGCGCCATATCATTGTCGACTCCGGCGACAGCACCTTGTCGAAAGAAGCGGCGCGTCAAAGCAAAGAGCAATGGGACTCAACCCGCTCACTGCGTAATAAAGTGAATAGCCGCGTTGAGAAAGAATTCGATAAAACGGAAAAAGCCATTGATGGGCGTGAAAAATGCAACGCCAGCTACAACGTCAATGCTTACTGGGAAAACACGACCGATCGCTGCCTCGATCGTCGTACTGGCCGCCCGGTTACCCCTTGA
- the ydfG gene encoding bifunctional NADP-dependent 3-hydroxy acid dehydrogenase/3-hydroxypropionate dehydrogenase YdfG, with product MIIFVTGATAGFGESITRKFISAGHKVIATGRRQERLDALKAELGDALYTLKLDVRDRQAIEQAVATLPAEWRTIDVLVNNAGLALGLEPAHKASVDDWENMIDTNNKGLVFMTRALLPAMVERNIGHVINIGSTAGNWPYAGGNVYGASKAFVQQFSLGLRADLSGTRIRVTNIEPGLVGGTEFSAVRFKGNDDKVSKTYDNTTPLTAEDVSEAVFWVATLPAHVNINTLEMMPVSQSFAGLSVHREG from the coding sequence ATGATTATTTTTGTTACCGGTGCAACGGCTGGGTTTGGTGAGTCAATTACTCGTAAATTTATTAGCGCAGGCCATAAAGTGATCGCAACGGGTCGCCGCCAGGAACGTCTGGATGCGTTGAAGGCAGAGCTGGGCGATGCCCTGTATACGTTAAAACTGGACGTGCGCGATCGTCAGGCGATTGAACAAGCCGTTGCCACCCTGCCGGCCGAATGGCGGACCATTGATGTGTTGGTAAACAACGCCGGATTGGCGCTGGGTCTGGAACCTGCACATAAAGCGTCGGTAGACGATTGGGAAAATATGATCGATACCAACAACAAAGGGTTGGTCTTCATGACGCGCGCGCTGCTGCCAGCCATGGTGGAACGTAATATCGGCCACGTCATTAACATCGGCTCTACCGCAGGAAACTGGCCATACGCAGGCGGTAACGTGTACGGTGCCAGCAAGGCATTCGTGCAGCAGTTCAGCCTGGGGTTGCGTGCCGACCTGTCTGGCACCCGAATTCGCGTGACGAATATTGAACCAGGGCTGGTCGGTGGAACGGAGTTCTCGGCCGTGCGCTTCAAGGGTAACGACGACAAAGTCAGTAAAACCTATGACAACACAACGCCGCTGACGGCCGAAGATGTCTCCGAAGCCGTTTTCTGGGTGGCTACCCTGCCAGCACACGTTAACATCAACACGCTAGAAATGATGCCGGTTAGCCAGTCTTTTGCTGGGTTAAGCGTACACCGCGAAGGCTAA